A stretch of the Panicum virgatum strain AP13 chromosome 9N, P.virgatum_v5, whole genome shotgun sequence genome encodes the following:
- the LOC120692012 gene encoding replication factor C subunit 5-like has translation MAVNAPPPSPAPSPGATLSAVIAEDRRRETRRRPGGLGQGGILPLLVPACGRPAGQAGGRTPHSQLMLRLHRWGASLLPKGGGAPSPPPRPRPLPVATAAAGQVVPPPRHEDEEPAANASLPERRPLREREEAAANASVHERRPLRERAEPAVRAPGVGSKAIAGAGECAGSSERATPITPVKREGTWLKVSPNTSVRSLSLQTDTSDDSPQSQSDSPALAADKFVWAYKYRPSVLNDFICNKAVAAELYQLAVAHQCKHFIFEGPPGVGKRSMVLALIRDGFGPHDLKTEEQTKRFELKGEIRKHIDVRVKISGHHVEVNLPDLHGYEKYVITTLLNESIPSQNSVCDHTNCRVVVIHDADKLSSDLQHYIGWFLGRYAGCNKIIFCCSDASNLEAVKHLCKVVTLQPPSFDEIIKVLEYIATQESIDLPRDLARRITVSASNNLRQAIRSFEATSKANYPFVDDQVILTGWEEEISNVARNIMEEPNSKQLFIIRGKIRKLIEHSVSPHFIFSHLVAELKRDKDEEFQHSIDELALDVKHVRFVQRMQICKGCKSPEADLKMRNTNIEGFTENVHDHGESIQCFIKIEEFTVRFLSFYRSFLIAKKSNSGGAQ, from the exons ATGGCGGTCAACGCGCCCCCGCCTtcgcccgcgccgtcgccgggcgCCACGCTCTCCGCCGTGATCGCCGAGGACCGGCGGCGggagacccgccgccgcccgggggGCCTCGGGCAGGGAGGCATCCTGCCGCTCCTCGTCCCGGCGTGCGGCCGCCCGGCCGGGCAGGCCGGCGGGAGGACGCCGCACTCGCAGCTCATGCTCCGCCTCCACCGCTGGGGCGCCTCGCTCCTGcccaagggcggcggcgccccgagcccgccgccacggccaaGGCCGTTGCCGGTCGCAACGGCCGCCGCGGGTCaggtggtgccgccgccgcgccacgaggacgaggagcccgccgcgaaCGCGAGTCTCCCCGAGAGGAGGCCtttgagggagagagaggaggccgCCGCGAACGCGAGTGTCCACGAGAGGAGGCCTTTGAGGGAGAGAGCGGAGCCCGCGGTCCGCGCGCCGGGGGTGGGATCGAAAGCCATTGCCGGAGCCGGCGAGTGCGCCGGGAGCAGCGAGCGCGCCACGCCGATCACTCCCGTCAAAAGAGAAGGCACCTGGCTTAAGGTTTCGCCCAACACCTCGGTGAGATCCCTGTCGCTGCAGACGGACACAAGCGACGACTCCCCTCAGTCCCAATCCGATTCTCCAGCGTTGGCGGCGGACAAGTTCGTGTGGGCGTACAAGTACCGGCCCAGTGTCCTCAACGACTTCATCTGCAAcaaggccgtcgccgccgagctcTACCAGCTG GCTGTTGCACACCAATGCAAACATTTCATATTTGAAGGGCCGCCGGGAGTTGGCAAGAGAAGCATGGTGCTGGCACTTATAAGGGATGGTTTTGGTCCTCATGATCTCAAG ACAGAGGAACAGACAAAGAGATTTGAGTTGAAG GGAGAAATTAGAAAGCACATCGATGTCAGAGTGAAGATTTCAGGACATCATGTGGAGGTAAACTTGCCCGATTTACATGGGTATGAGAAGTATGTCATCACTACTTTGTTGAATGAATCCATCCCATCACAAAACTCGGTCTGTGACCATACTAACTGCAGAG TGGTTGTCATTCATGACGCTGATAAGCTTTCATCCGATCTTCAGCATTATATCGGTTGGTTCTTGGGGAGGTATGCAGGGTGTAACAAGATCATTTTCTGCTGCTCTGATGCTTCTAACCTTGAAGCTGTCAAACATCTCTGCAAGGTCGTGACTCTTCAGCCACCTTCATTTGACGAG ATAATAAAGGTTCTAGAGTACATTGCAACGCAAGAGAGCATTGATTTGCCTCGTGATCTTGCTAGGAGAATAACAGTCAGCGCAAGTAATAATCTCCGACAAGCAATACGCTCTTTTGAAGCTACTTCCAAGGCAAA CTACCCATTTGTAGACGACCAAGTTATTTTGACAGGATGGGAAGAGGAAATCTCTAATGTGGCCAGAAATATCATGGAAGAACCAAATTCAAAGCA ACTGTTTATTATCCGGGGAAAGATCAGAAAATTGATTGAACATAGTGTGTCACCTCATTTCATTTTCTCG CACTTGGTCGCTGAATTGAAAAGGGACAAGGATGAAGAGTTTCAGCACAGTATTGATGAACTGGCATTGGACGTGAAACATGTAAGATTTG TGCAAAGGATGCAAATCTGCAAAGGATGCAAATCTCCAGAGGCAGATTTGAAAATGAGAAACACGAACATAGAAGGTTTTACCGAGAATGTTCATGACCATGGTGAAAGCATCCAATGCTTTATAAAGATTGAAG AATTCACTGTGAGGTTCCTGAGCTTCTACAGATCCTTCTTAATAGCAAAGAAATCGAATAGTGGTGGTGCTCAATGA